The genomic DNA tgaattattgtgcgccGAAGCACAATATTTCTCTTAAGAAttttctgactttggcatcggagtgtccccggtTCCTCGGGGACCCCCTTGACAATATTgccttttttgtagtgatttggagtgcacgaCGACGTATCGAAGATCTCGAAGAAAGCGCAtccaccgtgttgaaaactgttctaacaccATTATTGtctttattgtctttttttttctttttctttttttcttttttttttttcctaatggtGAATTGAAGGCCAAGTGAACACAGTGGGATAGTAGCCGAATATTAGTGTAGCATTAGTCATTcgaaattctatatatatactacactcTATCGTAATCATTCTACTAAGCAaatccttgttaaaaaaaatttcaaaaattaatagatGCTCTAGCATTAACAAAGAGAATGTAGTATGTATTATTGCTTCCATCAAATTACTTGATTGGGTAGATGTTTACCCACGATATAGTAAggtcattttaaaaatgtattttgtaggccatattttattaatttttttaaaaaaaagggaaaaagaaaacaaaaaagaaagtcatcttgtttattttatttccattattgtctttatttttcatttgattttttttttttttttttcataattcaCCGTTAAATCAAtccttatcaaaagaaaaaagaattcaaatgaTGAATCGAATGCCAAGTGAAGATAGTAGGATAGTAGTGGAATATtagtatagcattactcatttgaAATTATACATACTACACCCTATCTTAATTCTTAATCATATTATACTAAGCTAACGTGACACTGCACAtcaatctttgttaaaaaaagaaaaagaaaaagaaaaaaagaaagtattatTACTATCGTTTAAATTACTTGGTTGGGTAGATGTTTAATATTAGGTTCTTTTTGTAGgcgattttattttattaaaaaaaaaaaaaaaaaaaaacacaaaaaataaagtacgcttttttctccaataaaaacaaaaaaactcctTTTGCCGACACGTAGGGAGGGGAGGCAATGACAAATTACTTTGCACCCCACCACCACTCACCGAAAAAGTAAAGCGATATCTCAAACCCAATCCATCATAATTTCATAAAATGGTTTGAATAGCAGTTGGATCCCGAGGCCTTAAATTCCaaagtatttttatcatttttcttccttttattttattttgttaacgTGGTAACGTGAATCAATAATCATTGCTTGAGACCCAATATCaaaaactcttattttttttaaaaaaataataaataaataactaaaaaactGATCGGTGCACCTCAGCGAAGGGATAAATAAGAGAGAGTATTCGCCTGCCACCGTGTGATCAGTTTGTGCTTTGTCGTTAAAGGccatcaaaaacaaaaggaagaagaaaaagtcaTTTGTGTTTTCGATCAAATCATGGCAAAGAAGGCGGTGCTGATAGGATGCAACTACCCAGGAACGAAGGCGGAGCTCAAGGGTTGCATTAACGATGTCAAGAAGGCTTACCAGTGCCTCGTAGACCGTTACGGATTCTCCGAAGACGACATCACGGTGCTGATCGACACCGATGATTCTTACACCCAGCCCACGGGCAAGAACATCCGCAGGGCTCTTGTGGATCTGCTGCGATCCGCTGAGCCGGGGGACTTTCTCTTTGTGCACTACAGCGGCCACGGCACTCGTCTCCCCGCCGAGACCGGTGAAGATGATGACACTGGATATGATGAGTGCATTGTTCCCGCTGATATGAATCTCATCACTGGTTGTtctttcttccccttttttATTCCTTTACTCCAatgggattttcttttttcttctttttctatttttcatttcctGTTTGTTGTTAttcttgatgggtttttttttttttttttatcattgtcATGACTGTGATTTCAGATCTTCGCGTGCCTGTTTGTGGAATTctagaaaaaagcaaaaaaagcaTTTCTTTATTGGGTATATTCTTGAGCGATCCATAGCTTCTCCGTGGAAAGAATCTTTCTTGATTTTCTCGAATATCTGGATCTGAtccttactttttcatttttatcgaatatctgattttttttattttttatttttccaaagcCCAACATGAAAATGGATAGATGGATCTCCTGAACATTCCCTTTGTTTCTTGGgtgaaattttcccaaaaaagtTGTTTTACCCAAATTCATGCATTGCATTTTGGAATTTCAGAGGATTTATTATAAATAGATCATAGCTATTTGAATGGGTGAATCTCATGTTTCCTGAtcgtaaaagaaaaaaagggatgTCATCATGCTAACAGTGAGTGGGGACATAATGTTGTTGTAAACAGATGATGATTTCAGGGAGTTTGTCGACCGTGTCCCAGAAGGTTGCCGGATCACCATTGTATCCGATTCGTGTCACAGCGGCGGCCTCATTGATGAGAGCAAGGAGCAGATTGGGGAGAGTACAAAGCGTGAAGAAGACAGCTCAGGCTCCTCCGGCTTTGGATTTAAAAGCTTTTTGAAACAGACGGTGGGAGATGCTTTGGAGTCTCGTGGAATTCAAATCCCACATCACCGTCGTCACCGGGGAGAAGATGATGAGGATGCTAACAGAGATGTTGAAATNNNNNNNNNNNNNNNNNNNNNNNNNNNNNNNNNNNNNNNNNNNNNNNNNNNNNNNNNNNNNNNNNNNNNNNNNNNNNNNNNNNNNNNNNNNNNNNNNNNNagtttggtagtttgggaggctactttatcacttttgaaacattaggggactaaatcgaaaacggctagtagtgtgaggggcttttttatatttttcccttaaaaaaatgggaaaaaaaggTGAAGATGGAGCGGAGATGGGTAGATCCACCCTACCCCTCTACCTTCTACACCCTCCACCCCTGCAAAGAAAGGTGGTGGAGACGGAGCTCCACCATGGCAGCTCTGGGACAGTAGGGGTGACGACATGCGAGTGGAGCCACCCCCGGCATGGATCTTCACCCCTACAAAGGTGTTGGGGTAGAGATCTAGACTTCTAGTCTCTACTATCCTCTGTACGAGAGTGAAGGGTGCAGAGGGTCCACTCTCATTGCCCATCTCCACCTTTTTCAGTTATAATTGTTGTGTAAATATTTCGAACAATTCATCTTCCGTTAGTTtagtacttttttaaaatattatgtgttctttttgttttgttttgttttatgtagattaataagttatttatataattaatatcaaaaaattaaaacagtaATTGGcacttctttttattattattattttttttatcattagtTGCTAATTAATATGTTGGGAAAAGTATAACAAAAATTCCAAACTACCAGCTGTTTACAATATATCCCTTCAAAGTAGcccacaaactatcaaaatgtataaaaaatgccacatatttttttttttatattcctataatactcctattcttttaacaaataaaatgattataaaaaaaaatccaaaaaattagtgaaaaatacaaaaaagccaatgggtgaataaataccaaaaaaaaaaataaaaatgaaataaataaataattagtcattgtagttggcTTACATTataaattgcttcatgtcgtattaaagtaaaatcaatgggcgaataaaaataattttttaacagaatttgactccAGAGActaaattgttgtttttttgaaatatctcaagaaccgtacatttgattttactttaatatgacATGAATAGTCACtttagttggcctaaattatttatttattccaaaaaactttttttttttttttaaaaaaattgtttggttttttttttttttttttttttttacaattattttattattttatttgttaaaagaataggggtattataagaatataaaaaataagtggcattttttatacattttgatagtttgaggagttactttagtactttttgaacattgggaTGCTATATTGTAAACGACGGGTAGTTTAtgagacttttttatattttttccaaatattttttatataattagcGATGACATTGTCGTCTCTGATGAACAAATAATCAGTGACAACACTAGTCGTCGTTGATAACATGATATTAGCAAATAGCAATGACAAATTATCTCATGAGAGGTAATTTTTAACGCTATCTATAGCAACtactaatattaattattaattagtgACGACTTTTGAAAGTAATTAATAATAAGTCTTTAGCGACCTCGCTAATAGTCATTAGCGCGACAGGTGATTTTGAGTCCAAGACAGCAAATACTGCCACTTGTGCTCAGCGTACGTGTTAATGAGATAAAGTTCAAGGCAGGAGGTGCAGCCACATATGCTCAAGATGATCAACAATGTACTCAATACACTGGTACAGCAAGATTCCAGCAATCAGGCAATCAATATGTGATTGCACAGCTGCTTCGATCCATTGCCAAGAAAGGAAGGGAAAGACCACCAGTTTATAAGAAACAAAACCTTGATTGAAATACATCATGCATGGAGTCATGCATGCAATCCACGTACTCCTAATTACATTTTGGGACGCACAAGGCCAAGCGTCCAATTTTATTGAATGCCCAAATAACACAATTAAGGACCTCTATACCACTCTTCAACTAACTATTGACGAGATTGCAATTCACTCGAACTTCACCTTCATTCCCAGTAAGAACTCCGATGTTCCCAAGCTTTACCATAGCCTCCGAAAACCTCCTCTCAAAGAAACGGGGGTGAGACGCCATTTTATCTACTAAGAGAGTCGTTCTTGGATCTGAATAGAGTTCTTGATCCGTCGTTAACAATCCTTTCCTTGGTTGAAGATTTTTGTAGTAAACAGTGTCAAACGTCTTCGGAGTTGTTACATCGAGATTAACAAGGTCCGTTCCCTGGCTACATCTTTCCTTCAAAAGATTCATGTAAGTGGCATCGAGTGAGGGATCGGGCTTTCCGGTTCCATTGAAATCGCTGACCCTGTTTAGAAATGTACTGCAAGAAGCTCTCCCGATGGTGTGTGCTCCAGAGAGAGTGACTAAATCATGCATATCTAGACctttagatttgaaaaaattgatCAAGGTGGTGACATTTTCATGCCCGTGAGGGACCTTTACGGCTTCTGTGTCTATAGAAACTGTCCCATCTTTGCGCCCGAACGGGACTGGCCGAAAGGGGCCTTCGATAAAAAGGCTAGCCTCTCTCGTGGCACCGACGAGAATGTCGGCGCAAGAGACGGTTCTGGGGCAACTCTCCTCAAGAGCTGCCTTGATTTCGTCAATCACTTGGAAACCTCTCAGAGTACTGCTGACAGATGCTGTCCTCTCGCTTGCTGTAGAGTTCAGCAAAATGGATCGGTCGCATCCCTGCAATAATGCACGACTTTTTCTTCTAAGAAATTTAAGAAGATAGACGAACATAtgtgttaagaatattacttattatttacttctttaggtttaccttttctactaggtttacttttccttaacctattaggttacttgcctctctataaatagaggcccttgtattcattatcatacaagactcaatacaatgtagtcctatatgcttccgctctctctctcttttctctctctctttcttccgttcttctatatctctccattattctaacatggtatcagagccaccttctctggccttcaataaacgtctttgacgttttccgGCGCTCCCTTCAACGACCTCCCAATTTCGGTCGCGCCTCCACGCTCCTCCGACAATTTCTGTCTGAGCCAATCGCGCCGCCACCGTGACTCCTCTTGGCCAAATAACCACCAAAAGTGGTGTCTTGGTCCTAGAACGGTGGATCTGGGCAATTTCAGCCTATTCCAGCGTTGCACGCGCCTCCACGCTCCGCCCTCAGAAACTGCCGTCTCTCCAACGCACGGCTGCCGCTCCTCCACACTCCTCCACCTATGTCGGATCTTCGTGGTTTTCACTCCGTTCGATAGATCCGGGAAAGACGAGGCGAGAGCCGTCGAGTACAGCCTCATCGGAACCTCCACGTGCCACCACGCGCCGCTAGAAGCTTTTGACGTTCAATCCGGCGCCGCCAGTGTTATCCGGCGAATCCTTCTCTCTGatcctcacggttctctatcttctcctcgaggttTTCAGCGTATCACTATAACGCTTGAAAGCCCGGAAGACAACCGTCCCAGAGCCGCCGCACACAGCCATATCGGAGCCTACACGCGCCCTCACGAGCCGCCCAAAGGTTCggcaattccgccactgccGTCCAGCCACCGCCTAccacggtggtccgattgcTTCCTTCAGGCCACGGATCGATAGATCTGCTCCCCAGGATTCCAGATCAGGTCTCAGATCTGCCATACGAGCCTTCACGCGCCTCCACGCGCCACCAGAAGCTCCGCGCGTGAGATCCACGCGCCAGGTCGCGCCGCCGTCGAGCCACCGCCTGACACGGTGGTCCGATTGCTTCCCTCAGGCCACCGTTGGATAGATCTGCTCCCCAGGATTCCAGAACAGGTCTCAGAGCCTCCATACGAGCCTTCACGCGCCTCCACGCGCCACCAGAACTCCGCGCGTCAGATCCACGCGCTTCCACGCGCTCCTGCGCCTCCACGCGCCACGCACCCACGCGCTCCACGCGCCCACGCGCCATCGCACCCATGTGCCACGTCAtccttgccacgtcagccctaattgcCAAGTCAGCATATCCACGTCACGCAACGTGCAACGGCATAGTGCCATGTCATcagtgccacgtcatcagtcCACGTCACCGTGCCACGTCACCAGTATCAGTCTGACCTTGCCACGTCATCACTGCCACGTCAGCGTTGACTTTTActgttgaccgttgactttgactttgactttgaccactgaaaaagttgaccaggtgtttcctactcaatttttcgtcctgatttcaaatttgtggtctatttttgcttttggcatctctatatggcagaaaacaagactcttcttcaaatttaggcgtttgttttatgcggttcaagttgGTTTATGCTAGTTCAATTCGGTTTTATAGCCTGTTCTTTGGCACAATTCTATCCGGTTCATTCTTCTAGCGGATGGCACTCTCGGGTCAGACCAATATTTCCttaggtccatgggttttcgggccaaacaagccccttttaaccggcccacttatgccttgtcaaatgccgccatcaccggtcactgaatagcctcttcaaccggccctgcttatctcagccgatcaggcgagacgatctactagttagatgggccagactttagttcagccgtcaaggcgagacggtccaagggtttcaggcatgattaacCTCTTAAgcggccctgcttatctcagccgacaaggcgagacggtccaagggtttcaggcatgattagcctcttcaatcggccctgcttatctcagccgacaaggcgagacggtccaagggtttcaggcatgattagcctcttcaaccggccctgcttatctcagccgacaaggcgagacggtccaagggtttcagacataattagcctcttcaactggccctgcttatctcagccgatcaggcgagacgatctactagttagatgggtcagactttcgttcagccgacaaggcgagacggtccaagggttacgggccaaacaagccccttttaacCGGCCTTGCTTtttggttttcaagtcaaattacaaccaagtgaaccaagctccagcttaaatgcattgctcaaattcaggcagaatccacCGGTCTCTAACCACTTTTATGGCGTTACTTCAGCAATTGTTtcggcacaagcagctttttttttcggcgaattcctttttctttcccttttcgtttatccaaactcaattttacacattgagtttgaggggggatgttaagaatattacttattatttacttctttaggtttaccttttctactaggtttacttttccttaacctattaggttacttgcctctctataaatagaggcccttgtattcattatcatacaagactcaatacaatgtagtcctatatgcttccgctctctctctcttttctctctctctttcttccgttcttctatatctctccattattctaACAATATGTTTTGATTGATTAGAGGAAATTAATATCATCTGCAAACTTGCTCCACTCTAGTTGAACTATGGAATCCTTCTCTTTTATGGTGCTTTtctaagggtttttttttttttgtgtgtgtgtgtgtggggtaTTTTTCATGTATAGctcaaaagtcaaaattttACACGTATAGGTTTCATTGAATGAAGATTTTCTACGTAACccattatataatatatatgagtaatgttaaaaaatttgtattacATAATTCTAATATAGTAGTCCcaataaactttttatttatttatttttttcaacaatgACTAATTTAAGACATGTtagtattgtgagataaaaatatagtacaTTAGTATCTAGTTTATTATGATTGGACATGATTTCTTTCGgttcaaaaaaaataactaaataaaaaaaagcaaggAAATGATTTAGTTTCACCAATGAGTTTGATTTAATTTATAGAaactgtctatatatatataaaaactgtATCTAATTACCCTAACAGCACAGTCGTGGAATTGCAAACGAATGAGGCTTGCAGCCAAGGTGAAATCCTTCTCATCCAGGCGTCCACTTTTTGGCCGATGATGTCCACAACATCCGGACATGTCTCATCGTAGTATGCCTCAGAGCAATTAGCAGTCGCAGTAACAGGTTCAATAACCGATAACTCCAAATTAACAAGGAGGACGAAGAGAGCCAAATACCCAAATTTCATGTTTCTTTGAGTGCTTTCTATCACTGCTTGCAAGAGTAGTAGGAAAGATTTACTGATTAATGCAGAGAATAAATGTTCATTTATATGATCGGTTGAGCATAGAAAATAGCAGGAACTAAATCCAATGACCCACGAGTCATGGGCGGATTAAACCATCAATCTTGTTTCCTGTTCCTGTAAAGCTCAACTAAAACAGAAATCGCCAACGTTTAGAGCTTTGTTAATATCGTTTTAGTACATGCATGGAAGAGGGCATGCTGGCTTCTTGTTAAGAACGTTTGGATATGCTTTAGATCCTAATAAAACTCACTTCTCGATAGTCACAAAAATCTATGTACAAGTAAAGGACATAAATCTTCTCTAAATTAGATCAAAGGAAATTTCATTAAACCCGGTCTAATAATTGATGTGTCCCTCTAACATATATGTGAGaggcacatgtttttttttaatgctgaATTAACAGAGTTTCTACCGTCAAGTTGATAGGTCCCAATCAGAGGAGCACAAAAGAACTGAATTATAATAAAGATAAGACTCCACTTTTGGTGGGAGTAGGAAACCTCATACACAAAACAATAGAAAATTACACAATAATCAATACCTACAACATAACATAGAGACTCTTAAATATAATACTCACACTATGCTACGTAACCTCCCTTGATAGCTTCCCATGATAACACGTTCACCCCCATAGTCCCACTATGGCACACCTAACACCACTACACGTATCTCACACCACACACGTCCCACACTTACAATTGCAACCACCAACTGTTCGTCCTCTTCTCCACTCTTCCAATCCCCCACGACCCATGTCTATCCGAGGAACTTGGGATTTGGCCTTCTCACACGATGTGGTCTATCAATTGCCCCTTTCTCCGGAagaaccttgtcctcaaggttaCAATTAGGAAATTGTTGCTTCAAGTCTGTAAGATCCTCACACGTGGCGTCGTCAGCTGGCAATTGTTTCCATTGCACCAAACCTTCTACAACAAACTTGGAACCTCGACGTACCCAGCGGTAATCCAAAATAGNNNNNNNNNNNNNNNNNNNNNNNNNNNNNNNNNNNNNNNNNNNNNNNNNNNNNNNNNNNNNNNNNNNNNNNNNNNNNNNNNNNNNNNNNNNNNNNNNNNNGCTAGCACTTTTCCCTGTATCATTACAAATAGTATcggagccacctagtaacgtcaggtcatgtggtactgtagcactgcatgacgtggccctgacgaggacgtcagtaatttaagagggggagtttgtaacacctcggtcccatattgggaagatgagaagaagcccacatagagtgggtggtttataaagataatcatgggtgctaaatctcacattgcctagttactatgtgaaattgggctttataataaattttatggaagctccaaattgactagtccttttggggtaatagtgcagatgtggctagcgcttttccctgtaTCGTTACATGGCACCTCCCGTCTTTGGGCCGCACTTGCCAACCAGCAGGCGTCTAGAAACGTTGGAGTTCCAAAATGAGGCATATATTGGAAACCCTAGAGTTACTGCTACAAAGGAGTTACAAGCACTGGCACCAAGAGAATGACTCATCAGATGTCGAACCACAGCCTGAAACAGCCAATGGACCTAAGAGGCCACCTACAACAACAAAGGAAGACTCCACTGATACTCCTATGGACGCTTTCCAGGTACAGTTCCAAGACACGCTGGACAACCTAGTCTATCAACTAAATGGCTCCCACACTGCGGGCGATAGCGATTTCTTGGAGACGGACCTGCCATTCACCAAGAAGGTAGCGAACGCTGATTTGCCTGACAAGTTCAAATTGCCACACATGGATCGCTACAAAGGAAGCCGATACCTAGCGAACCATCTTGAAACATACAGAGCTCACATGGCGTTGCAAGCCTCGTCTGACATGATCCTTTACCGAGCATTCCCCCTTACCCTCAAGGGAGCGGCCAATCGCTAGTTTAGCAATCTGCAATTGCGATCCATAGGAAATTTTGCTGAACTTGGTAAGAACTTTCTTTCCCATTTCATTGGAAATCGCCGGTGCCGCAGGCCGATGACATATTTGCTAACAGTGAAGCAGGAGTACAATGAGTCATTGCAAAGCTACGTGGCTCGATTCAACTGAGAGAAACTCATGATCGACGACCAAGACGAAAGAATGGTCCTCCCCGCCCTAGTGGGAGGAATACGGCCTCATAGTCCATTTATGGCCGACGTGGTAAGCGATCCACCAAGAAATCTAGAATGGCTCATGGCGAGAGCTGAAAAATTTATCAACGTCAAATAAACCATAAAGGCATTTGCAGAACAAGCCCGAACAGAGAAGTCTCTTGAAAGAAGGAAGGACAGCCGGCAATCCGGGAGGGATGTACGGACCCGCAGAGTAGAAAATTGTTTCGCTGCATACCTCACTCCTTTGTAGAGCAAAACCAGGCGAGCCACTATTTGTCTATCTAGCGTCTTCAGCCGCAACCACTAGCTTAGTTCTTATCAGGGAAGATCGTCGGACAACTAGTAAGTCTAGCAGACCGCTAAGGTCGTCGAACAACTACTAAGTCCAACGGACACCTGCCAACCAACAGACAACAAGGGACGTCGAAACCAATCGAGCTCATGTTGCAACGGAGCTTCGGGAATCAACACAAGTAAAAGAATTCGTCAGACGCAAAAAATCATCATGATGAACCCGACGGACCTGAAGGGCCGTCCCTCACCGATGGACCTGAAGGGTCATACCTCATCGACGAACCTCAAGGTCTGTTCCTTCACGACAGACCTAAAGGGTTGTCCCTCACCGATGGACCTAAAGGGTCGTTCCTCACCAACAAACCTAAAGGGTTGTTCCTcaccaataaaataatgatCTAATACGCAATAGCCTCATGAGCTCATGATTCGGACAAAGATTTCATGGTCTCTACCCTTTCATCGGATTCTTGCTCCAGCAACAGCAGATCTACACTCACTTTTGATCAATCTAAAAGATATGTTGAatgcttctctctcttttctgtatatatatttagcctcttgtttttctcagatttattatttttatatgtgt from Corylus avellana chromosome ca6, CavTom2PMs-1.0 includes the following:
- the LOC132185208 gene encoding metacaspase-4-like, translating into MAKKAVLIGCNYPGTKAELKGCINDVKKAYQCLVDRYGFSEDDITVLIDTDDSYTQPTGKNIRRALVDLLRSAEPGDFLFVHYSGHGTRLPAETGEDDDTGYDECIVPADMNLITDDDFREFVDRVPEGCRITIVSDSCHSGGLIDESKEQIGESTKREEDSSGSSGFGFKSFLKQTVGDALESRGIQIPHHRRHRGEDDEDANRDVE